The Camelus bactrianus isolate YW-2024 breed Bactrian camel chromosome 12, ASM4877302v1, whole genome shotgun sequence genome includes a window with the following:
- the LOC105068509 gene encoding olfactory receptor 6C76 has protein sequence MRNRTSVTDFILLGLTDNPEIQAVIFFFLFLTYVLSVTGNLTIIILTLLDSHLKTPMYFLLRNFSFLEISFTSVCNPRFLMSILTGDKSISYNACAAQLFFFILLGSTEFFLLASMSYDHYVAICKPLHYTTIMSNKICYQLVGSSWLAGLVIFPPLAMGLQLDFCDSNVIDHFTCDSAPILQISCTDTSILELMSFVLAVLTLMSTLTLVVLSYSYILRTILRIPSAQQRKKAFSTCSSHMIAVSISYGSCIFMYVKTSAKEGVAFTKGVAMLNTSVAPMLNPFIYTLRNQQVKKAFKDVIRKILSSKSLI, from the coding sequence atgagaaacagaacaTCAGTGACAGATTTCATCCTCCTGGGTCTGACCGATAATCCAGAAATACAGgctgtgattttcttctttttatttctcacgTACGTGCTGAGTGTTACTGGAAATCTTACCATCATCATTCTTACTCTGCTAGATTCCCACCTGAAGACCCCCATGTATTTTTTACTCAGGAATTTCTCCTTCTTAGAAATTTCATTTACTTCTGTCTGTAATCCTAGATTTTTGATGAGCATTCTAACTGGAGACAAATCTATTTCCTATAATGCTTGCGCAGCTCAGCTCTTTTTCTTTATCCTCCTTGGTTCAACAGAGTTTTTCCTCCTGGCATCTATGTCCTATGATCActacgtggccatctgcaaacctcTACATTATACAACCATCATGAGCAACAAGATCTGCTACCAGCTTGTAGGCAGCTCTTGGCTGGCGGGTTTGGTAATCTTTCCACCACTGGCCATGGGGCTGCAGCTGGATTTCTGTGACTCCAATGTCATTGACCACTTCACCTGTGATTCTGCTCCTATACTACAAATCTCCTGTACAGACACAAGCATTCTAGAGCTCATGAGCTTTGTTTTAGCTGTGCTCACTCTCATGTCTACTCTGACACTGGTAGTCCTCTCCTACTCCTACATCCTCAGGACAATTCTGAGAATTCCTTCAGCTCAACAAAGAAAAAAGGCCTTTTCAACCTGCTCCTCCCATATGATTGCTGTCTCTATCTCTTACGGAAGCTGCATCTTCATGTATGTGAAAACCTCAgcaaaggaaggggttgctttcACAAAAGGAGTAGCTATGCTCAATACTTCTGTTGCTCCCATGCTGAATCCATTTATTTACACCTTAAGGAACCAGCAGGTGAAAAAAGCATTTAAGGATGTTATAAGAAAGATACTTTCCTCAAAATCATTGATCTGA
- the LOC105068508 gene encoding olfactory receptor 6C65 — protein sequence MPNKTSIREFILLGLTDDPELQAVIFFFMLFTYLLSVSGNMTIIMLTLSNVCLKTPMYFFLSNFSFLEISFTTVCIPRFLISIATGDTSISYNACMTQVFFLILLGSTEFFLLAVMSYDRYVAICKPLHYTTIMSNKVCNQLVISSWLAGFLIIFPPVIMGLQLDFCDSNIIDHFTCDSSPMLLIACTDTKFLELLAFFLAVFTLMVTLALVILSYTLILRTILEIPSARQRKKAFSTCSSHMIVVSISYGSCIFMYVKTSAKDGVALSKGVAVLNTSVAPMLNPFIYTLRNQQVKQALRDFTKKMLLSNKHSSS from the coding sequence ATGCCAAATAAAACATCCATTAGAGAATTCATTCTTCTGGGACTTACAGATGACCCAGAATTACAAGCTGTGATATTCTTCTTTATGTTGTTCACCTACTTACTGAGTGTAAGTGGAAACATGACCATCATCATGTTAACACTGTCAAACGTCTGTTTGAAGACTcccatgtatttcttcctcaGCAATTTCTCCTTCTTAGAAATTTCATTCACAACAGTCTGTATTCCTAGGTTTCTGATCAGCATCGCTACAGGAGACACAAGCATTTCCTATAATGCTTGTATGacacaagtattttttttaatccttctcgGCTCGACAGAGTTTTTTCTTCTGGCTGTGATGTCTTATGAtcgctacgtggccatctgcaaacctcTGCATTACACAACTATCATGAGTAACAAAGTCTGCAACCAGCTTGTAATCAGCTCCTGGCTGGCTGGTTTCCTCATTATCTTTCCCCCGGTGATAATGGGCCTCCAACTAGATTTCTGTGACTCCAACATCATTGACCACTTCACCTGTGACTCTTCTCCTATGCTGCTGATCGCCTGCACAGACACAAAGTTTCTAGAGCTTCTGGCATTTTTCTTAGCAGTATTCACACTCATGGTAACTCTGGCCTTGGTGATTCTCTCGTACACACTCATTCTTAGAACAATTCTGGAGATCCCCTCTGCCCGGCAAAGGAAAAAGGCATTTTCTACTTGTTCCTCCCATATGATTGTGGTTTCCATTTCTTACGGGAGTTGCATTTTCATGTATGTAAAAACATCTGCAAAAGATGGTGTGGCTTTGAGCAAAGGGGTAGCGGTACTCAATACCTCTGTTGCTCCCATGCTCAATCCCTTCATTTACACCTTAAGGAACCAGCAGGTAAAACAGGCCCTTCGGGATTTTACCAAAAAAATGCTATTATCAAACAAGCACTCATCATCATGA
- the LOC105068522 gene encoding olfactory receptor 6C76-like yields MKNHTSVKEFILLGLTDDPELNILIFLFLFFTYTLSITGNLTIITLTLIDSHLKTPMYLFLRNFSFLEISFTTVCIPRFLVSIVTGDMTISYNSCMAQVFFFILLGSTEFFLLTAMSYDRYVAICKPLHYTTIMNSRICNQLVIGSWLAGFLIIFPPVIMGLQLDFCDSNIDHFTCDSSPMLLISCTDTALLELMGFFLAVFTLMVTLTLVILSYVFILKTILRIPSAEQRKKAFSTCSSHMIVVSISYGSCIFMYVKTSAKEGVALNKGIAVLNTSVAPVLNPFIYSLRNQQVKQSFKNLAKKMLLK; encoded by the coding sequence atgaaaaatcacaCGTCTGTGAAAGAGTTCATTCTTCTCGGATTAACAGATGACCCAGAGctaaatattctcatttttctatttctatttttcacatATACACTGAGTATAACTGGAAACTTGACAATCATCACCCTCACTCTGATAGATTCCCACCTCAAAACTCCCATGTATTTATTCCTTAGGAATTTCTCTTTCCTAGAAATCTCATTCACAACAGTTTGTATTCCTAGATTTCTGGTCAGCATTGTAACAGGGGATATGACCATTTCCTATAATTCCTGCATGGCCCAGGTGTTTTTTTTCATACTCCTTGGTTCAACGGAATTTTTCCTTTTGACTGCGATGTCCTATGATCGGTATGTGGCTATCTGCAAGCCACTGCATTACACAACCATAATGAACAGCAGAATCTGCAACCAGCTTGTCATTGGTTCTTGGCTGGCTGGATTTCTCATCATCTTTCCACCTGTGATCATGGGACTTCAGCTGGATTTCTGTGACTCCAACATTGACCACTTCACCTGTGATTCTTCTCCTATGCTACTGATCTCCTGCACGGACACAGCACTCCTAGAGCTCATGGGATTTTTCCTGGCAGTATTCACGCTCATGGTAACCTTAACATTAGTGATCCTTTCCTATGTATTCATCCTTAAAACAATTCTGAGGATTCCCTCTGCTGAGCAAAGGAAAAAGGCCTTTTCTACATGTTCTTCACACATGATCGTTGTCTCCATTTCTTATGGAAGTTGCATTTTCATGTATGTCAAAACTTCAGCAAAAGAAGGAGTGGCTTTGAACAAGGGTATAGCAGTGCTCAATACCTCTGTTGCCCCAGTGCTAAATCCTTTTATTTATTCCCTGAGGAACCAGCAGGTCAAGCAGTCCTTTAAGAACTTGGCCAAAAAAATGCTTctcaaataa